The nucleotide window CGTCAGTTAGTGTGGTGGTCAGAGCCTCAGAGGGATGGAAGATGCAGACCAGCGATCCACTTCAGATAGTGTGCTGGTCAGAGCCTCAGGGGGAGGGAAGATGCACACGCAGGCAGGTCGTGATCAAGCTCCTATCTGCGTGCACTCCTCAACAGGTCATGAAAGAGAGGCGCAGTTCTGGAAGAAAAAAAACCCAAGCTGCCGCCATGGCTGCTTGGCAGATGGCACGCACGGGTTGGCGGTCAACTCTCTCATCGCCATCACCCCATTTAATCTGATAGCTAGCTGACGGCTCCATATACGATATTATCTCGCCATGCATGCAGACAATAGTCGCAACCTCATCTGTCGCCGCCGATCGAGAAGAACCAAGACGGTGCACGTGAGCATCCGTCGGCCCGCTGACTGCTGGAGAAGGGCATGTCCAGGTGAGGACACGAGTGGCTGTTTGCTTCAAGTCAGCATGCTTAGCCAGTAAGCGTTGTATTAAGAGATGGTGTAGTGGATAAAGTAACGAGGAGAACGGCATCTGTCAGGTGTTCTAGAGATATGCCATGCTTATCTTCTGCATGACAGCATGAGTGCAGAGCAATCCATGGGCAGGTATGGTGGTGTCGTCAACTTCGTGCGTGCATATACAATACTGCTGATCTGACCCTCCCCTGGATACATACTATATAGCAGCAAGATCAATGGCTCGCTCTGTCACGGTGTCTCATAAGATTCGGACAAAATCTTGCGGCTGTTGTTTGACCCGTTGCGTCTGTGAGGAAGTCATCCCTGGACATGCCAGATCAGGCGTCTGGAATGTGTAGAACTGCTGATGGATGCAtcggcagtttttttttttttacttgctATACAGCATATTGGAGTATGTATATTTTGAACCGTATAATGATGTGCTGGAGATTTATATTGCTGCAGTGTTTAACTGAATTTTATTTCTTCTGGTCGATCGTCGAAGGCCAGTAAAGAAGTTTTTACGATTCATGGGATTCACTGTTTGAGCACATGGTTGAACAGGTGCTAGATATTGAGGATCCATTGAGCAGAGCAGGAGCTCCGGTCGTTCAGAACCTGAAGGGGAATGAATTAGCAGAGATCGATGTTAATCCAATGCAGCACGGCATGAGAATTTCATGCGTTCTGAAATCTGAAGTTTCGTGAATAATACCGAAGCTTTTTCTGAATCCGGACATACACACATGAGTTGAGGCATACATGAAACAAGAAATCCTGGCGCTAGGATGGATGGATCGCGGTGACATGGAAAGATTGGAAGCTGTTATTGACACGCAGGTAACGCACCATGCACTGTGTTCAGACACCACGGACTCGTCGGACAGAACGAAAGAATGAACACGAGCACGGAGCAACGCATGTATGCAGGACAGGATCATCAGTTGTGGTGCTGCTGGGTGTAGATGTAGTCGGTGTGCGCGGCCAGCGTGCGCCTCATCATGCACTCGTCCTCGTCGTTGGCGCCCTCGCACCCCGCGCCTTCCGCCGCCGATCCCTGCCTCTGCAGCCAGCCGGAAACCGAACGGTCAGAGCAACCCCACGATGGAGACCGCCGGAGATAGAGACGTTACGCCCGCGCACGCACGAACCTGGTCGTGAGAAGAGACGGCCGGCGCCGCCGGGTCGTCCCGCGCGGCGCTGGCCACGGGGGCCGACGACGCCGCCGCCAGCAGGAGGACCGCGAGCGCCGCCGCGAGGAACATCACCCTCGCCATGACGGTGGTCGGTCGGAGTGGCTGGGCGTTGCTGGAGCCGCCGAGACTCGGCGGAGGGAGCGTAGGAGAGATggagggctgctgctgtgctcgtCGGTTTCGACCGGGGGCGGGGGAGCGGAAATGGTGGGCGAGTGGACGGACGGCCTGGGCTGGGCCGGGTATTTGAAGACCCTGGCACGTCTACGTGGCGGCGAACGGAATGCCTTGACCGACCCACCCGCGATGGTCTCGGCGTGACGTGACGAGCCGTTGCGGCATGTACGTCACCTCTATTGTAGTCAACAATAGAGGTCAACATTCGTTTTCTCCCCCTTTTGTCGCGTATAGAAAACCAGACAGCGATCTCTGTCCGTCATGAATGCACAGCAAGCACGCAGTTACTGTTGATTCACGGTGGTGCTGGTACGtaccataataataataataagtgctGATGAAGTGGTGGTTGTTGGGATACACCCGGTTCGTTTGGGTTTATTTggcttagggcagtcccaatggtgcattgatgatggtttctatcctcattaaatgacttgccacgtaggcaaaacgctgatgtggcaacgtaattaatgaagaaagagagcaaaaatcatagaaatggtttcttcatgaagaaaccaggtctactctttaCCCAATGCactaagaaaccatgaaatcgccattgaggagaaaccaccagtttctagggagctcgtgtcgcactcccattggaggaaaagatagagctgggagagagaaagagaaaatagttattactcatagaaaccatgggttgaaaagcagtacttttttggtgcggtatcctatattatagaaactactagtttctttcattgagACTGtccttataagccatacttttttaaccaatgaataatatttttctcttacattaaatcagccaatagtacttttagccatggcttatcagtcaaccaAACCCAAACCAACAGATAGAGCCGCATAGCCATGGGGGATCGCATCGTATCACGGACGGAGACAAGTGGCAAACCGACTTGACCCATGTCTGCTGGATTAACTAGCCCTGCGACTTGCGAGTTGAGCCACCAAACCCTCGTACCAACAAATCTGCAACGACCTCTTGTACTGTACCGTTGTCTGCACCCTGCGTGCAAACAGCAAAACACCACCGAAACAGAAGAACCCAGCTGTCAATATTATTATACATTACGCCGCCATGCCCAGCAAAGCCACCCAACTTCGCCCTGCACGGTCCACGACAGCTGCAGAACGAAGCAAACGCAGCATAAGTTTCGAGTCACAACTCACAGCACAGCTTAGAGCTTACCACGGACTACTTTTACTACATGGCCTAAAGTCCTACTAATCCTAGACTACTTACTTCTGCAGGCGCAACGCCCAGTTCAACAGCCACCCCCCCCCATTACATCCAAAACATCACCTCAACAGCCGCCGGCAACCGCCTCAAAGTCAGCCAGAACGCCAAGGCGCGGGCGGGGCAAGCAAAAGTGCAACCAACCAAAACAGACATCCCCGTAGCAACGACCACTCAGCTGGTGAGCGACGAGAGCATGCCACCGCCACTCTTGGTCGGCACCACCACCTCCCAGCCTGGGCCTTTCAGCGGGACAAGAGGCGCGGCGTTAGGCGTCGCCAGGTGGGCCCATGAGGTCGCTCCGGTCCATCAGCTTCAGGAGGTCCTCGTCGCTGATGTCGGTCTGGATCATCCTGTCTTCCTCGTCCTGCTCGTCCTTGAGAAGCGCCAGCAGCTCGCCCTCCTGCGTTTCCCACAACAAAGAAAGGAAGCACGTCAGCCACAGAAAACCTAACCTTCCTGGTGAACCGATTTTCATTTTGTTGACATTTATTAtctaatattattattttttggtGTTCTGCTACTACTATCTAGTATTATGCTAGAGCAGCTTGGGATGCGTCTGAGCTATTAC belongs to Miscanthus floridulus cultivar M001 chromosome 4, ASM1932011v1, whole genome shotgun sequence and includes:
- the LOC136550840 gene encoding phytosulfokines 4-like, whose protein sequence is MARVMFLAAALAVLLLAAASSAPVASAARDDPAAPAVSSHDQRQGSAAEGAGCEGANDEDECMMRRTLAAHTDYIYTQQHHN